CTGTGCCGAATCTTTCCGGTGTCGCCCCCAGCAGCACCAGCATGTCGAGCACCTGGTCGTAGAGCGAGAAGTCGTTGGAGGGAATGAAGTCGATGCCGGCGGTCTTTTGCAACTCCCAGTGGCTCTGACGTAGTTGCCCCGCGACATTTTGTAACTGTTCTTCAGTGCATTTACCGGTCCAGTAATCTTCGAGTGCAAACTTCAGCTCGCGCTGCTGGCCCATGCGGGGAAACCCAAGATTGGCGGTCTTGAGCGAAAGGGAAGTCGATGCTTCATCGGTGGCCATTTGGTTCTCTCCTTGTTACATGAAAGAACCACCCATGCGCAGGCACACCCCTGGGGCATGCATGAATCACCGTTCCAATCCACGAGAGCGGCATTCTCGGCGCACCCATGGTCAGCGTCCAGCGCTTCCATGGTGGTGGCGGCAGGCCGGTATTCGGACTCTGGGCAATCTACCGGATGGCCGCTTCCCATCTCCTGAGGAGACAGTGCTTGGCTTGCGCCGTGCCACCTTTCGTTCCCATCACCGCTGCGGGACAGCGCCGGATTTACACCGGCTTCCCGTTTAACAGATCGCCCGTGAGCGATCTGACCTGCACGCTCCCAGTCTACTGAAAAGCATGCCCGGGTGCGCGATTCCCGTGCATCCGGGCGGGCTTGGTGAGGGTTGTTAGTGCGCAGCTTGCGCAGGAGTGGCAATGGCGTTGAGCCGCGCCAGCACTTCGGGGGCCAGCACAAGATCGGCAGCCGCCAGGTTCTCACGCAGGTGTGCGAGCGATGACGTGCCGGGAATCAATAGAATGTTGTCTGCACGATGCAGCAGCCATGCGAGCGCGACCTGCATGAGGCTCGCGCCCAGCTCTGCCGCTACGGCCGAGAGTTCGTCCGACTGCAGGGGCGTGAATCCGCCGAGCGGGAAGTAGGGCACATAGGCGATGCCGTCTTTGCCCAGAGCGTCGATCCACGCATCTTCGGTGCGATGCGCGAGATTGTAATGGTTCTGCACGCAGACGACGGGAGCGATCTTGCGGGCCTCTTCCACCTGCGAGGGCGTAGCGTGGCTCAGCCCGAGGTGCCGGATGAGCCCCTTGCGCTGCAGTTCCGCCAGTGCGGTGAAGCGTTCTTCTATCGACTCCTCTTTGGGGACGAAGCGGTCGCCCATCAGGCGGAGGTTCACGACGTCGAGCACGTCCACGCCCAGGTTGCGCAGGTTGTCGTGCACGCCCTGCTGCAGATCTTCGACGCTTTGCGCGGGATTCCAGGAGCCGTCTTCGCCGCGCCTGGCGCCCAGTTTGGTCACGATGGTCAGCTCTTTGGGATAAGGATGCAGCGCCTCGCGAATGATCTGGTTGGTCACATGCGGGCCATAGAAATCACTTGTGTCGATGTGGTTCACACCCGCGTTTACTGCCTCGCGCAGCACGGCCACGGCCTGATCCCGATCCTTTGGCGGGCCGAAGATGTGCGGCCCTGAAAGCTGCATGGCGCCATAGCCCATGCGATGCATCGTCACGTCGGTGCCGGATAGTGTGAAGGTACCGCCCAGCTTCTTTGCCTCAGTCATACATGCTCTCCAAGCCCTCGCAGAGGGCGGTTGATTGCAGAAACTTTCTGCTTCCTGTGTTTAGATGAAGCTATCTTCAGGTTTGGAGTTCGCATTTGCCCCGCGCCACAAAAGCTACACTGCAACCGCGTAAACAGCCCGCTCAACAGCGCTCGTCGGAAACAGTAGAGGCGATTTTGCAGGCGACCATTCAGGTTTTGGTCGCCGTGGGCAAAGAGCGTCTCACCACGACGCGCGTGGCACATCGCGCTGGAGTTTCCGTCGGCACGCTGTATCAGTACTTCCCAAACAAGAGCGCGCTGCTGCAGGCCACGTTGCGACGTCACATTCAAGGCGTGCAAACGGCTGTAGAGCACGTGTGCCGTCTAGAGCGGTCGCGGCCGTTGCCGGACATGACCACTGCGCTGGTGGACGCCTATCTCGGTGCCAAGATGCGCAACGTGAAGGAGAGTGCGGTGCTCTACTCGGTCAGTTCGGATGTGGATGGCATGGCTATTGCTCAAGCTGCGGGGAAGCGGGTGCGGCATGCATTGGCTGAAATGTTCGCGACCGCACCGGAAGGCCTGACGAAAGAGCCGGAACTTGTGGCTTCGGTGGTTTCGGCCGCGCTGAATGGTATCTCGCGCCGCCTGCTTGAGTCGAAGTCTCCGGAGCGGCATCTGCCTGTGCTGCGCGAGGAGCTGCTGACGCTGCTGCATGCGTATCTCAGAACGTGCGTGGGCTGAGGGCAGACATCGGACGAAACGGTGTAAGGAGTGCCGGAGATGGTGCCCGGGGCGCTGGGAAATGGAGGTGTTTCCTGCGAGATGCCCGGGCCTGGCGGCGTGCTGAGATTGTTTCTTGACAATCCCCTGGGCGGGAAGATATTGTTCGTCCCATTAAAACAGACCCTTTGAAATCGTTTACATATGGTTCGCTAGGGCGCGATGCATTTGAGAAAACGTTTGCGAGTGAATGCAAGCGTTTACATAAAAGTCCGGAAATTATCACTAACTATTGAGGTCAGAAATTGCGAAAGATCATACAAATTCTCTTGCTTCTCATGAGCCTGGGCACTGCGGCTGCCTTCGGGCAGGAGTTCACGGGACTGGTGACCGACCAGAGCGGTGCGGTAATTCCGCACGCAAAAATCACCGTTCATAACCAGGACACGGGCGTTGATCTGCAGACCATCACAACTGCGGCTGGGAATTATACGGTTCCTTACCTGACGCCGGGGCACTATTCCGTTTCGGCCGAGGCGCAGGGCTTCAAGATAGAAAACAAAATCGACATTAATCTGCAGGTTGGCAAAACGGCGGTGATCAACTTTTCGCTGGCGGTTGGCGCGACCCAGCAAACGGTTACCGTAAACGCGGACCAGGCCCTGCTGGATAAGGGACGGGCCGATCAGGGGGAAGTTGTTGGACAGGAACGGGTGACGCAGTTGCCACTCAATGGCGGCGATCCCGGAATGCTGTCGACATTGATGGCCGGCGCTATCTGGACTGGTTCCGCGCAATGGCAGCGGCCCTTTGACGATACGCAGGCGAATCTATCCGTGAATGGCGGGGGAGGCGGAAATACCGCCTTGATGCTGGATGGTGTGACCAATTCAGCCGCGAGCACGAACAATTCAGGCCAGGCGAAGATCGCCTATGTGCCCCCAACGGATGCGGTGAAGGAATTCAAGATCATCACCAATCCCTATGACGCGAAGTACGGGTTGTTTGCCGGCGGTGTGGAAGACGTGGTGCTGAAGTCAGGAACAAACGACTTTCACGGCGACGTGTATGAGTTT
The DNA window shown above is from Acidobacterium capsulatum ATCC 51196 and carries:
- a CDS encoding TetR/AcrR family transcriptional regulator, which encodes MPRATKATLQPRKQPAQQRSSETVEAILQATIQVLVAVGKERLTTTRVAHRAGVSVGTLYQYFPNKSALLQATLRRHIQGVQTAVEHVCRLERSRPLPDMTTALVDAYLGAKMRNVKESAVLYSVSSDVDGMAIAQAAGKRVRHALAEMFATAPEGLTKEPELVASVVSAALNGISRRLLESKSPERHLPVLREELLTLLHAYLRTCVG
- a CDS encoding aldo/keto reductase family oxidoreductase: MTEAKKLGGTFTLSGTDVTMHRMGYGAMQLSGPHIFGPPKDRDQAVAVLREAVNAGVNHIDTSDFYGPHVTNQIIREALHPYPKELTIVTKLGARRGEDGSWNPAQSVEDLQQGVHDNLRNLGVDVLDVVNLRLMGDRFVPKEESIEERFTALAELQRKGLIRHLGLSHATPSQVEEARKIAPVVCVQNHYNLAHRTEDAWIDALGKDGIAYVPYFPLGGFTPLQSDELSAVAAELGASLMQVALAWLLHRADNILLIPGTSSLAHLRENLAAADLVLAPEVLARLNAIATPAQAAH